tcaagacagacgtacgcataacataaacatcaaattcacctcaaataagtttagcttactatacATTTAcgcttaaaactaagttttactatgtatttttaactattttactgaatttcaaatttttgtcacGATAATTctatcacttatcagtttctgtctttgCTTACACTATAACTTTAGCAGacctgtttaaaacattttttaacctAATTTGACAAGAAAACCTAAACGATGCTGCTTTCATAACGAAgtgtttttgttagcaggtgaagagaagttgtctgaccactgacctTCTGTGTGAAGGGATCACAACTTTAGTTTTGCTGCTGGTTTTAAAtggaaaatattaccgttttacCCACGAAAATTGAGAGCTGTATTGAGAGAAATCAGTCATcatgtctctttcaggcattgtgcaaatatttttggtgaacagaattttttttatttagtctTGTTGTTTTGACATACATAGTAAGCGCAGCGACTGCCAATATTGAACTCGGGCgaatattttgttgaattcatatggtgaaataagatttgcaCGGTGGGGTGAAAAAACTCGTATATTAGGGTCACAccatatcctgagggtgcactgtactttcATACTGGCATCATCATTATAGGTTATATTACTACTGCTTGTATTCTGTTGTAGGTAAAACAGTGGCCATGGGCAAGGTGCTCAAAGTTATCGACTCTTAAGATTTTTTACATTGTTGATCACAAATACAGGTGTTCTTTTAGCGCGGCTATTAAATATAGTATCTTTTAAATCTGGttggcaaaaataaaatatttatttcataacTCATGTTGACCCCATTATCTGAGAAAAATTGAAATCGCTGCTCATTCATTATACCTTTACATCTTCCAGAAGCTAAAATTCACGTTGCTGCCAACCCAATTTTGGCATCTGCTACTAGGAATCTTGTTGGGTGTCTAGAAATGAACGGGTGTCGAAACACAACCATAGGCTTTTTCAAAGATGCTTTTACTATATAGAAAACTGCTGTGAACATGAAGGTTACAAGAATCCCTGACACAAACAATGCCGACATCTGGAACATGAGAATCGCTTTACTAGTTCTTATTACTTTTGGCTTGCCATTGGTTAATGATTGGATGGTTTCCCCTGTCAGTGGCAGGCTAGAAATATGTTCATCACGAGCAACTCCATCCATTTGCATAGACAAGCTGGTTTTATGGACTAGCAAACCCCTTCTCCGCCATATACCCTTTCCAATATGCCACAAGTTTTTTTGCTGATGTTTTGTAGTAGTTTGGTCCACTGCAATATTAGTGTAATCAGCTATGCAatgcttaaaataaaattgctgTGCATTTGGCTGGTTTTGTGGTGTCTAGTTTTGGTTATGTTATGGTTATCCTTACCATTGTCTTCAGATGAAGCGGCACCATAGGAGAGCCCAAGCATTAGCATCCGTAACAATAGTGCTGCGATTATTTTCATTCCCTCAGTTATGCCGATTTTTATTACCAAACAGGGCATTCTTAGAATTATTTCTATTGATTATTAGACTAATGTAGAGTTTAGAAGTAACATAGATTATCACACGCATTGAATAATCAGTGTTCATAGATTAAAATATCTGGCATCTGACATAAACAGTTAACACTTATTTTGAGATTCTGTTCCTACATGcacctgtatatatacataattacaCCTCTAGGTGTTATCCAGTTGTGGTATACCAGtgatatataaaaatactatTAGGTTGGATAAATTGTGCAAGGTAGCAAAGTCTACTTAGACCTTGTACGCTACATAACTATGATCATGTCTGTTATGAAGACATGTCATAAGTATGATCATGTAtacataacaaaaaataaatactctTCAAAATCTTCTGGATAATCTTCAGACTAAAATTGAGCATTAGTAAAAGTCATTAGTATAATCATTCAATGTAACTCTGCTACATGTCTGGTGTAAGTCATTCCCATTACTTGGAGTATCCTGGTGGCCGTTGACAATGATTGTGCTTTCAGATATACCGTTTTTTTCAAGCTTTCCTGTCACCGGCAGTGAAGAGCCAACTAAAAGCACACAACcgtttttattttacaatgaAAAGTAGAGAAGTGAACCGGACATTTTAATATCTCAACAACAGGCAAAACATACCCAAGTTAGAACTAGATGATAATGGTGAAGGATTTGAGAAGCCTGTTGCCAACAGCAGTCCAGTCAGCTGTTCTTTGGTAAGGAGGCCCTCAGAAGACGACGAGCTGCAACACAGGACTATCCATCAAACCTCTGCACTGCCTATTAAACCAAGATGCTAGCATAGCAATAAATTGAAATACTTGCTTTGATGATTGGTTCCATAAGGTCTCGCTACCCATTGCTATTAGACTAATAGTGACATGTCATGGAACATAAAACCAAATAATTaaatgcagtatatatatagttgagATCTGAGCTTGAGATGATTATAGCTGCTTTGTATTTGTAGCATACAGGTAATACTATAGATTCTGTTGCACACCTAAAATCTTGGCATCACATTGATTAAACATTTTTGCATACTGTTTCAACTTAATGCTAAAACcacttgaaaaatacttataTGGCATACTCAGATCCGTTGGGGTCGGGTGATACAGGCGCTGAATATTTTTGGTATTCCTCAGCGAGTATTGTTAGCTTTTCTTCATCTCCTGCCCGCAGCACTGATTGGTATTCACTGCTTCCAATCCTACATGATGAAACAAGTCAAACTACAGATTCAGTTGCATGAGGCTATTCGCTTGTCAATGATTCCACCTAGTCAGCTAGAAACAATAGACTTGGTACCCACTATAAGTTCAAACATCCAGTCAAATACATTAACTAGCTGGTATAGTGAACTAAGATGAAGCGTGTTACCCATAATGTTCAGATGACGGTACCCATAATGGGTGTTATGATATTGGtacaaacacatggttaataaTATAACGGTTAGGTTTGTGATACCAAACATTCTTTAGTTAATGTGATAGACTGAAAATAAATTCAGACAAGATTGATGTTCAAACAAAATGAGTTGCTGCACTGCCATGACCCGCTGAGGCAACCACCGGTAATTAGCTCTCACTCCCAACACCTGATTAGGTGCTGAATTTGTTGGGCATGAACCATTTAAAATTGTCATAAGACTACATGGTGAAGTGTTGAGAGATTGTATGATAGTTGTAATTGTCTGCATTGATGAAGTCTGGCAGTTAAATATGTTTGATGTTTTGTACCAAATATTAATACTGGTTGGGATTAGTTGTTTCTCTGGATCATGACAAATTTTACGTCTTCATTTCACAGAAATGAAACCTTTGTAAGTTTCAGTctacattattttaatatttcagttttctccttaataaaattttatcggGAGAACTATGGTATACATTCTTATAGTAGTTCGGATCTGTCCTCTACTAAAATCATTTGTAAGTAATAGAGAACATTACAGAAatgttcattttatatttttaatgtaaccATTAGGGCTTTAGCAACACTGGGAATGTTTctgtaaatacatacatacattgcTTTTACACTGGTGAACTGGTAAACTGTAAATTCACAAACAACCAAATTCTTAGATTCTGTACAAAAATGCAACAGTGAATAATTTACTCTCTACGATAGCAGtcataaagaaaaaataacttaGCATACATGGACCTTAGAAACTTGCCGTTAAACACAAGATGTAAACTATAACTTCTGAACAATAACAGCGCAAACACTACACAATCTTACTGTGGGCATTATGAGGAGCGCGGAGATATCGCTGCACTTCCTGCCGTAAGCCCAAACCCATTTGGGCGATTCTCCAGCCAGAGGTAATACAGGCACTCTCACAAACAGCCAATAACAATATGTATAAccagtttcttcggagttgttaacaAATAGTAACTATGGCGCCTTCTAAACAACAACATAAACAACTTCTGCTTTTGTTAGGCATATCTCACTTTCACAAATcacacaatttttatatataatttagtttttaatataaatagcCATTACTTATCATTTGTCGTTTTTGTTGCGTCGTACTGGACTGGGTGTGCTCTTACTAAATCTATGACAAGTTTGGTGTTCATTTTGATCATGTTTTAGTCGTAACAAAATATCACTTTTGTTGTTGTAAGTTGGTAAAAATTGACATGAAAAAATTAGCAGCCAGAGCAGTGCATTCTGCGGAAAataaccaatcgaaatgcaccTCGTGCATGATAAGTTCTGATTGAGCgagtctagcgttatcgctcagCATCAACTCGCCCAGCAACAAAATTGGCACAGCACGATAATCACACTacatatcgcctagtgtgtttgtgCCTATACTTTGTGAATTGCATCTTAGAATGTAACTCGAGTTAGCGCCACGCTAGCAGCACGtcatttttttggttttaaaccTGTGTGCTACATTAGTTGTATGTTTGAGCAATAACGCTTACTCATCATGGCATATGGCATGCACTCCTCTTCCTTTCAGCTCCTCCCTCACTTCTGGTCGGTTGGCTTCTGGACCCCAAACAAAGCATACCAGATTCTCATTGAGAATCTCCTCGAGTAGTGATCTTTCCCTTCGTAGTAGAGCTCCAGCATTGACAGACAAGCCCTGCGCAAATACTTGCACATTTGATCAACTTAGTGACTGTCAGATTGATGTACATAAATAAAACTTGAGGCAAATTTAAACCCACTCTCATCCACAAACACCCTGAGAAATGTGTTCTATATGTAAACAATGCTATTAAAATAATGCTTGGTAggtggtatatacatgtattagcgCATTAGGTGGCTCAGACTTTTAACAGGAGCGCATACCATCAACGAAAAACGCTTCTGAAGTGCAAAGGCAGCGGGGAAATGTCACTTATGGGTGagacaaacaatttttggcaaaaAATGCCCCAATTTCGTTGAATTTCCTTTTCACTAAAAAAACCAACCACAAAACATGGAAATATAGAAGATACAATAGAATTATGGAATTATCTGAATCATTTCTGAGTGACATAATCGAACACTGCAGCTATTACCTCAAGTAGGCCTTTCTCTATGGCTCATACATGTAGATCCCATTTTCAACGCATAGTAGGCTTATAATAATTGGTATAATTGCATAACAAGGTTACCCAGAGACTAGTAAACCACTAATGATCTATACTCAGTATGATGACATAACCATGTCTTAAAAATTCTATTAATGTTAGCGCAGTTAATGTACATAGCAGAGATGGTCTGCTCCATTAATGCTATCACAAAATGTAACCGGCtcattattttgcttttttggtTGATGTTAGCAATAATGGTCTCTACTAGTAGCATCAACCTACAGGTTTGCTGGCTTGTGCAACAACTTATGCTAAGTAGAACAATAATTCATCTAATAGCTACCTCTTAAATCAGGCAGGTGACAAACATCTGGTAAATTTTGACAGAAAAAGGCAGTATCAAACGGGAGTCGCATTCATAATAGGCACCATACCAACAATTTCTCACTCCTTGCAAATGATATGGCAGATCTGATGCTTTGAGTACGAACATCATGATAAAATGGCTGCTTAGAACCCAGATCCTCAATAAGCATAATAACAGGATAGCAGTTCTGCTTAATTCGAGCCCTACAAAACATTGGGAGCATCAAATGCAACTGTAGAAAGACTCTGAACTTTTACTTGTCGTGGAGTGAAATGTCgtaagtacagtcatacctcaaaatacgagcttaatgtgttctgggactgagctcatatgtcgatttttttgtatctcaaggcactattccctgtataaaataactaaatacaaattaattcgtTACCATATTATAGAAAACCACCTAAAGAATATTAgtggaaaaagtgtttttaattgttataattcagtacctacaatAACGAAGTAATAAatatctaccctaggacacttatgtattcgcctcatctaactttcgcgtttttgcggagtcatcctcttgcgaagatttcatgtgcgaaactaaactatcataacgaacgagtgaAACCGCGAAATtgaatagctttgttcattgatagtccaaaaaacaaGTGGCAGCAaacgatcaaattgcattatcgacctcgcccacaccattctacctgcggttcacaattacaaactagtcccaagttgaaatttttttcttatcggtgaaccagGCCGTATTCCCTGgagcagctggccggctgagccgtcccaatTTTTTAGAAACTTTCCGctgctaagtacagtcaaactcggataactcgccctcggataaaatgtaacatttcatctcaaacacaaggttaactcaacggatttgtttggtccgttcccacgcaatgataaattgatTCAGATAACTCAAcatcaacatcatttattcgaaaagttatttgcccaacggctatggagacggtttttatcgctctagaatatcactttattcgaagccatagagacaaacatcaacttttagtagttcttaggtgtcattattatcatcatcagtggcaaaatattcttgttaacaacctttataaaggtttgcaaaatatcaagttttaccaaacatccgcgtgGTTATGTCCCATTAAAGCGTGGAAACCACCGtgtgaacttaaaataaaatcggcaaaattgttctttgttaaaacgctcaaaagaaaaagatgtcttttttctgagcgtttaactgcgatcaagttttgcctattttaatttaaaaacgtctcgtcagcaGTGTCTGAAGTGGAGAGAGATTCTTGGGGGTACTCTCTGTCATGCCAGGAGAGTAGTGTCCAGGGCCAATGGCCCTGCTCGCCGCTCACAGGGTGAGTCTGAGAGGGGCGCTGCGCCCTCTCAGTAGAGGGGGTAATCCCCCGGAAATTTTTTAGCATGAATGCCCGTAAATTATGCTGCTTTCCATAACTTAAAACCCTGTGTTGTGTTCAGTAAGAAATTAAGGAGGCTTAGCTGCACAACCTGTGTGCTCTATGACTATGGAGACTCCAGGTTGTGATGTGAGTGAGTCAAAAAACCCTATGGACAGTCCACACAGACCCCAGACACAAGACAGTCCCATCTCCAAGCcaccatgaatattattatatgataagctcagtcactcactattttttaaaatacagACTCTAAATTCATGAGTCACTAATTCTTACTCGCCTTTAAAGAAGTTATTTATTGGCCCATGCTATTTCATTATGAATTGAAAGAAACGAAGAAACTAGTATAATAAGCAAGTATTTCTTCAAAACTACCATCCAAAACACAAGAGAAGAATCCAAGCAATGATTAAGCTATTCGAGGATTCCACAGGGCGGCCGACACAGGGTCCCGTCGATTGTGTCGGTTGGTAGAAAACTGATCGGTTCTCaggtttttaacaaaacaatctAGTTGATCCGCTATAATAGCAAAAACTGACTGAAGAAATTAAAGATCAGTAGCGTAATTCTCTCGTCCCGAAAACACGCACTGTTTTCGGTGTAATGAACTCGAGCTAATATAAGTTCGGGAAGAAAAGGAAAAAACattgtgtgaatatttcacttcattccGGTTTTACCGCATTTAATAAGATATGAGCAACCTTATATGAGGGGGTACGCATCCTAGGAGTACCCTCACTAATTCTTCTTAGGGGTACGGCGTACCCCTGCGTACCCCCCATTTCAAACACTGCTCATCAGTCACATCACGTAAAACAAAAgtaatctcaaaaaatagaaaaatgttgctactttccgataaaatgttttaaaacttcagACGAGATGCCCGGCTGAGGctctacataagaaaaaccagTTGGGGGTcttacaccgcccccctcaacaccccaaggtgttcataactagtcgcctaacattagccgccccaacttgcaaccagtgaatacaggcctgcggtgaactgaacctgaggaatctaattatgtttgttccactgcatgtattttcacatcactatattttcgcactcaccAGAGCTGTGAAATTAaggtgcagtgaaattttactctgtatgctactcacaaaactaaatactagcgaaatataagtgtcctagggtatttagTTGtatggtctgcaataaaatgtaacatcgcTATGTACACTATCTGATGGAGTTTACCTTCAGGACAGACGTTAAGGATAATGGCggtctgagagagacttgagagcaacGTGTTCgatacactaaacttttgtgaccctgcataataaaaactttgaatttaacttcaatgaatttagcTGACTCAACACACTTGAATCTAAGTTTTAATCctttactaaacttactttaattttgtcgcCATATTTTTGTAGTATCTAGTTCCGGTTTAGCACTTTTTGCCTCGcgtcactataacttttagccaacctttcaaagtttttttcaaactgattctaGGAGATAGACTGAGTGATTCTGTTCTCGAAGGCgacctctcgcatacttggccagTGTAATGGCCATCAAGAACGGCTTGCATCTCAgagattactcgtatctcaaaaaAGAAACTCGCTAGAAAGTCAGCTCGTATGTCGAGTTTTTCGCATGTTGAGACACTCGTATGTAGAGATATGACTGTACCCAATTtttgtgataaatttttttaaaaactaaatagatCTGCAGATAAAGACATACATCATGCAAATGTCTGCATCAAAGGATGCAAGCACAATCCTTCTGTTTCTGCCATGCCTGTACAAGACGTCGAGTATCGGGTCCAATACGGTGTTCCTCTCAAAATAGCTTTCCAGTCCTTCCTCCAGCTGCTTCGTGCCCTGATATAGTGCAACAAGACCATAATAAAACTATCTTGTCTTTGCCATTTAGTTATTATTTAGCAAGAACCTTACGAAAAAGGTAAAACTGATAACTCCCATGCTTGTCAACTTCTTAAGTCTCCCATGCCTGTTTGTTATCTCACCTGAGAGTGGCAATGGGTTAACTGGTATTAGTTGTGGGAGTAACAAATCACATTCTTTCCTTGATTAACTGAAGTAAGTCAAGTACAACTTGATTATTTGAGTTGATTAGTCAAAATCAAATTGAATCGATTTGAACCAAGTTCAAATTGATTAATTGACTTGGTTAGCTGAATTGATTGGTTGAGCTGATTAGTTGGTTCGATTAGTTCAGTTGATTAGCTGTATTTCTCaccattttgcaatttttacaaACTAAAAGGTTTACTCCCTTTTGCTTGTTACATCGAAATGCCGCCTATTACGCATTTGTACAAGTTCAGATATAAACTTCCATACTTTTCATGATTTCAAAAAGAGCAAAGTTGATTTGAATAGTTTGTGTGTGGCATCTGCACAATATTTTAACGCCTTTAAATGATAACAACATAAAATAACTCTGCTTAAAATTTCTTCTATAATCTTCCAAATGCATCGGAATGCTGCAAATACCCTATTTATAGCTACATAACTGAAGAGGAATGAAGAAAGTTCAACATTGTGATTAGTACTAGTAATTAAATACATTGTAGTATGTGGCTATATGAACTGACAGAGAGCTTGATGTGGCTATATGAACTGACAGACAGTTTGAATACGCATAGACAGAATTTAAAGAATAATTTCTGATGAAGGTCTTCAAAACAAAATCAACAAATGCATAAATTTTACTACAGCCACGCCTCCTTTATTAACTACAGCCACGCCTCCTTTATTAATTAAAGCCACGCCTCCTTTATTAATTAAAGCCACGCCTCCTTTATTAACTACAGTGTCGTTTCCTTTATTAAACATACTTACATAGACACGTTGTGGATATTTTACTTCCACATAGAACCCAATCTTCTCATCAACAGCATCAAGGGCCTCCTTTAGTGTAGGAAATGGTGACAGGTTGTTTCTACAAAACATGATAGCTCTGTTATATCACACACATTAGGGAGAAAAAACCATGCCTAAACGTGAACATGATGAGTACGAATAGTTgggtaatatatataatacctCTATATAATACGTCTATATGATACGTCTATATAATATGTCTATATGATACATCTATATAATACGTCTATATGATACGTCTATATGATACGTCTATATGATACGTCTATATGATACCTCTATATGATACGTCTATATGATACGTATAGGTATATGATACATATAGGTATATAATACGTCTATATAATACGTCTATATGATACGCCTATATGATACATCTATATGATACGTCtatatgatacatatatatataatacgtCTATATAATACGTCTATATGATATGTCTATATGATACGTCTgtatgatacatatatatatatatatacatacatatatatatatatacatatatatatacatacatatatatatatacatacatatatatatatatacatatatatatatatacatatatatatatatacatatatatatatatacatatatatatatatacatatatatatatatatatatatatatatatatatatatatatatatatatatatatatatatatatataatacatctatCCCCTTGTGAGTTTCTTGCAATAAGCAGGCTTTGACACTTGTAAACAATCATTGGAATGTGTGCAGTATCGGCAGACAATTGTTTGGTTCAACTTGGAAAGCTATAACCTGATAAGAATTGTGGTCTCTGTGTATAAAACATACTGTGGGAATCTTGTGGCCATAAAACAGAGTTCTGACCATAGGTTAAACTGCGATATGATAAAGAGTGGTAAAGTTCACTCGGGCATCGCCATAAACAGCAATTTTGCAGCCAAATTCATTTGCTTTCATTGGATACAATACGCGACAGACATAAATTGTGTCATAATACGCCAACATGGTAGCAAAGATGTCCTAACAGACTCacttaatttaataaaatgaataatctGATTTACTCAACAAGTTCTCATCGCAAAACGGAAAGCTAAATCGCCAAATTAAACTGCAATATTTATAGTATGagtattcatatacatgtaacagcGAATGAGTGATGATGAGAGAGCCTACCGGGAAGTCAACTGGTCGACGCTCTCATGCATGTCTGTGTGATCTATGTCTGCGTTTTCTTTAGCAAAGTCGACGCGCAGCTCTTGGATTTGAGAAAGGAGCAGCTCGTGTACAGGGATATGATATACTCGGTGCTTGCCTTTTATTCGCTTCCGCAGAAGAATAGAGACTTTGAAGTCATGCCAAATTACTGGCACTTTGTCCTTGCTCACCATCACATCAAATTCCACAAAGTCTGCTCCCTAAAATATGTCACTTCTAATACGTACTTCTGTATTGCAATTGCTTTCAAAATTAGAGTTGTCAGTCTTGGTAGCCCATGCCTCAACCTCAGCCTAAATTAGAGTTATCGGCTCTCAGGTCTCCAGTTTATTGCTGTAAATTAGGCATAACAGCAAAATGAACACAAAGTTGACATCTCCCACAGTGCCCAAAACTAGTTAAAACCCAAGTAAAATATAAGCTATTACCAAATAGAATTTATCGTGGTCTTGGTGCCTGCACCTCACGATGTCGGTGCACCATGAGATGCAGGCACCCTAACATCATTACATCAAGAGACCCATCATCTTCATGCTTCATATAAATAGCCTCTATGTCTATTCAGTTGCACATACAGGTTAACTACGTACGAGTATTTAGAGATTTCGTTTTTCAAAATTGATTGGCAAGTTGCCAAAATTGCTGCTCCATTAATTAATGGGTAAGGATGGAGACCAGCAAGGGAGGAGCCCTA
The genomic region above belongs to Watersipora subatra chromosome 1, tzWatSuba1.1, whole genome shotgun sequence and contains:
- the LOC137385624 gene encoding glycerophosphocholine phosphodiesterase GPCPD1-like, producing MAASITITLEVRVSTQKKDKVAVTGAQHVLGAWDPAKVIFLKPRKSLQENDVWFTKITVGLSCKTLDYRYLVCRKFNSTGGDDVDETHIIRHWESGIECRHKTIAELGQSNTVDVYGSFEPDKRMFIDQGWLIDETEVQLRFHKNPIRMFRKRDAANSYKVKCSSVNLFHDAYPRQDSYAGQNLGYTAEELFDRVIHASNPLIRVSALGRYWNKEQSVYGMSMSSDDYMFYKLRTYELDSHGIKVDFYSDVSDQTTAPTLLGYTNILPLHLDSGSGSLVLAVTGSHGLPIGQVTVSYLVCKPMLNLKYDLEKSFTQYWNRCRPTLEIGHRGLGDTHHSDFNTKSQLEDDIKHENTLSSLITAGQSGADFVEFDVMVSKDKVPVIWHDFKVSILLRKRIKGKHRVYHIPVHELLLSQIQELRVDFAKENADIDHTDMHESVDQLTSRNNLSPFPTLKEALDAVDEKIGFYVEVKYPQRVYGTKQLEEGLESYFERNTVLDPILDVLYRHGRNRRIVLASFDADICMMARIKQNCYPVIMLIEDLGSKQPFYHDVRTQSIRSAISFARSEKLLGLSVNAGALLRRERSLLEEILNENLVCFVWGPEANRPEVREELKGRGVHAICHDEIGSSEYQSVLRAGDEEKLTILAEEYQKYSAPVSPDPNGSDSSSSEGLLTKEQLTGLLLATGFSNPSPLSSSSNLVGSSLPVTGKLEKNGISESTIIVNGHQDTPSNGNDLHQTCSRVTLNDYTNDFY